One genomic region from Aliarcobacter cryaerophilus ATCC 43158 encodes:
- a CDS encoding N-acetylmuramoyl-L-alanine amidase family protein, whose product MEEQYKEARIEFLKSSLRKDENQKIDDLKKIIELGKKLNKDIRPDEKKLAVLDKTIKSKNSKNIQTSETSSNTQNDKQTKNKQSNLLYSIKNVTTSNNSIIIDFNVDIKKDDIKFFELKPSPLYRDVFDIKGYFKDALATKLSIQGEEQITIGQFQPDVLRIVISGNNNPDTSYKITKRQLIIDINSKQSTKKDEQIKEISKPEVQLSSNSEDMVDLKNSIRSISSSGDSINIKFNKKISKKDLKYSTIKQNGNFEYIFDITGKYKYVEPTKLSLTSIDKVITTENENSVRIRLINKNNPKIKYILKSNEITIEVLESQTEKVEIAQNNNESNSKTNLPTKSSKQVQNTTPKIAINKTIVIDAGHGGDDVGAVGPNKQYEKVINLEVTRYLENILKQRGYKVYLTRSTDRFIKVMDRTILANEKNADLFISIHTNSMPKEKASSTSGIETFFLSPARSERAKKVAALENKDDIREMSESSKNVFLESLNRPRITASHKFAIDVQSGLLQAARTKYKDVRDTGVKEGPFWVLVGAQMPSILIELGFISHPIESKRLYEKDYQQILANGIANGIDSYFLKNP is encoded by the coding sequence TTGGAAGAGCAGTACAAAGAGGCAAGGATAGAGTTTTTAAAATCTTCACTAAGAAAAGATGAAAATCAAAAAATTGATGATTTAAAAAAAATTATTGAACTAGGAAAAAAGTTAAACAAAGATATAAGACCAGATGAAAAAAAATTAGCTGTTTTAGATAAAACTATCAAAAGCAAAAATAGTAAAAATATACAAACATCAGAAACTTCTTCAAATACTCAAAATGATAAACAAACAAAAAATAAACAATCAAATCTTTTATATTCTATAAAAAATGTTACAACCTCAAATAACTCAATAATAATCGATTTTAATGTTGATATAAAAAAAGATGATATTAAGTTTTTTGAGCTAAAACCTTCTCCTTTATATAGAGATGTTTTTGATATAAAAGGTTATTTTAAAGATGCTCTTGCTACAAAGCTATCAATTCAAGGCGAAGAACAAATTACAATAGGACAGTTTCAACCAGATGTTTTAAGAATTGTAATTTCAGGAAATAATAATCCAGATACATCTTATAAAATAACAAAAAGACAACTAATAATAGATATAAATAGCAAGCAATCAACAAAAAAAGATGAACAAATAAAAGAAATTTCAAAACCAGAAGTTCAACTGAGTTCAAATAGTGAAGATATGGTTGATTTAAAAAATTCTATTCGTTCTATTTCATCTAGTGGAGATAGTATTAATATAAAATTTAATAAAAAAATATCAAAAAAAGATTTAAAGTATTCTACTATTAAGCAAAATGGAAATTTTGAATATATTTTTGATATTACTGGAAAATACAAATATGTGGAGCCTACAAAACTAAGCTTAACTAGTATAGATAAAGTTATTACTACAGAAAATGAAAATAGTGTAAGAATTAGATTAATAAATAAAAACAATCCTAAAATTAAATATATATTAAAATCAAATGAGATAACTATCGAAGTTTTGGAGTCTCAAACTGAAAAAGTAGAAATTGCTCAAAATAATAATGAATCTAATAGTAAAACTAATCTTCCAACAAAAAGCTCAAAACAAGTTCAAAATACAACTCCAAAAATTGCTATAAATAAAACAATAGTTATAGATGCAGGACATGGTGGAGATGATGTTGGTGCTGTTGGACCAAATAAACAGTATGAAAAAGTTATAAATTTAGAAGTAACAAGATATCTTGAAAATATTCTAAAACAAAGAGGATACAAAGTGTATCTAACTAGATCAACTGATAGATTTATTAAAGTTATGGATAGAACTATTTTAGCAAATGAAAAAAATGCTGATCTTTTTATCTCAATACATACAAACTCTATGCCAAAAGAGAAAGCTAGTAGTACAAGTGGTATTGAGACATTTTTCCTAAGCCCCGCAAGAAGTGAAAGAGCAAAAAAAGTTGCTGCTTTGGAAAATAAAGATGATATTAGAGAGATGAGTGAAAGTTCAAAAAATGTATTTCTAGAGAGCTTAAATCGTCCAAGAATTACAGCTTCTCATAAATTTGCAATAGATGTTCAATCAGGACTTTTACAAGCTGCTAGAACAAAATATAAAGATGTAAGGGATACTGGAGTTAAAGAGGGTCCATTTTGGGTTTTAGTTGGTGCTCAAATGCCATCTATTCTTATTGAATTAGGATTTATATCTCATCCTATTGAAAGCAAAAGATTATATGAAAAAGATTATCAGCAAATACTTGCAAATGGTATTGCTAATGGAATAGATTCTTACTTTCTAAAAAATCCTTAA
- a CDS encoding NUDIX domain-containing protein, translating to MSHTKTYGIVPYIVTKKGVKILLCLDVASDDKWGCLKGTKVKNETAFMCAKREFFEESSISIDIELFEEYFEQINQEKDIGVWLVNSSNIENMDRYFNGNTLKSEYLSWENSKVKFFSLKKLPKIKSMQKKMVSQIKDFLESKNLFH from the coding sequence ATGAGTCATACAAAAACTTATGGAATAGTTCCATATATTGTAACAAAAAAAGGTGTTAAAATTCTTTTGTGTTTAGATGTTGCAAGTGACGATAAATGGGGATGTTTAAAAGGTACAAAAGTAAAAAATGAGACTGCTTTTATGTGTGCAAAAAGAGAGTTTTTTGAAGAGAGTTCAATTTCTATTGATATTGAACTTTTTGAAGAGTATTTTGAACAGATAAATCAAGAAAAAGATATTGGAGTTTGGCTTGTAAATTCTTCAAATATTGAAAATATGGATAGATATTTTAATGGTAATACTTTAAAAAGTGAATATCTCTCTTGGGAAAATTCAAAAGTAAAATTCTTTTCATTAAAAAAACTTCCAAAGATAAAGTCAATGCAAAAAAAAATGGTATCACAAATTAAGGATTTTTTAGAAAGTAAGAATCTATTCCATTAG
- the tyrS gene encoding tyrosine--tRNA ligase, with protein MENKIEEAINEIQRGVAEIIDIEAITKLIKKYFETGENFYVKAGFDPTAPDIHLGHTVLIQKLATFQKFGGIVQFLIGDFTATIGDPTGKSETRKILSRDDVLINAETYKEQVFKILDPDKTEVVFNSTWLNELGTAGLINLASNLTVARMLERDDFSKRYSSNTPIAVNEFLYPLLQGYDSIALNSDVELGGTDQKFNLLMGRTLQKAYNCKKQQAVLMMPILEGLDGIQKMSKSLGNYIGVTDLPFDMFGKVLSISDELMWRYFELLSSKSLKEIEEIKNSVENGNLHPKKVKEDLAAEIVDRFHGVGAGAEAKLEFEKVFAKKDIPTDIPEFVFEGEIWICQALVDSKLVDSTSQARRDINSNAVSVNQEKISDDKLNLTFGEYILQKGKKNFAKIVIK; from the coding sequence ATGGAAAATAAAATAGAAGAAGCAATAAACGAAATTCAAAGAGGAGTAGCTGAAATTATTGATATTGAGGCTATTACAAAATTAATAAAAAAATATTTTGAAACAGGTGAAAATTTCTACGTAAAAGCAGGATTTGATCCAACAGCTCCTGATATTCATCTAGGACATACAGTTTTAATACAAAAATTAGCAACTTTTCAAAAATTTGGAGGAATTGTTCAATTTTTAATTGGAGATTTCACTGCAACTATTGGAGATCCAACTGGAAAAAGTGAAACTAGAAAAATTTTAAGTAGAGATGATGTACTTATAAATGCTGAAACTTATAAAGAGCAAGTTTTTAAAATCTTAGATCCAGATAAAACAGAAGTTGTTTTTAATAGTACTTGGTTAAATGAATTAGGAACAGCAGGACTTATAAATCTAGCTTCAAATTTAACAGTTGCACGAATGCTAGAACGTGATGATTTTTCAAAAAGATATAGTTCAAACACTCCAATTGCTGTAAATGAGTTTTTATATCCCCTACTTCAAGGTTATGACTCAATTGCTTTAAATAGTGATGTAGAACTTGGGGGAACTGATCAAAAGTTTAATCTACTTATGGGAAGAACTCTACAAAAAGCTTATAACTGTAAAAAACAACAAGCAGTTTTAATGATGCCAATACTTGAAGGACTTGATGGTATTCAAAAGATGTCGAAATCGCTAGGAAATTATATTGGTGTTACAGATCTTCCTTTTGATATGTTTGGAAAAGTTCTGTCAATTTCAGATGAACTTATGTGGAGATACTTTGAACTTCTTTCAAGTAAAAGCTTAAAAGAGATTGAAGAGATTAAAAATAGTGTAGAAAATGGAAATTTACACCCTAAAAAAGTAAAAGAGGATTTAGCAGCTGAAATAGTTGATAGATTTCATGGTGTTGGTGCTGGAGCTGAAGCAAAATTAGAATTTGAAAAAGTTTTTGCAAAAAAAGATATACCAACGGATATACCTGAGTTTGTTTTTGAAGGTGAGATTTGGATTTGTCAAGCTTTAGTTGATTCAAAATTAGTTGATTCAACTTCACAAGCAAGAAGAGATATAAATTCAAATGCAGTATCAGTGAATCAAGAGAAAATAAGCGATGATAAGTTAAACTTAACTTTTGGCGAATATATATTACAAAAAGGTAAAAAAAATTTCGCTAAGATAGTAATAAAATAA
- the lepB gene encoding signal peptidase I → MLKKIYNWSSSWTGTIVIVLTIIFFVAQAFVIPSGSMKNTLLIGDMLFVKKFAYGVPTPTIPWIEVKVLPDFKGNGHLIEGERPKRGDIVVFRYPHDPDIHYVKRAVATSGDTIFLKNKILYLHPKEGNDFVKTEFKDYETIDLNGKLFVVSPYEKEHKGIHNDPNVTKNLVAPKELFDMQEIVIPEDETFMMGDNRDHSNDSRFWGSVHYKYIVGKPWFIYFSWDDDYKIRWDRVFRTVESLESDIDTTVEIKHEEGIY, encoded by the coding sequence ATGTTAAAAAAAATTTATAACTGGTCATCTTCTTGGACTGGTACAATAGTAATTGTACTTACAATTATCTTTTTTGTGGCTCAAGCTTTTGTAATTCCAAGTGGGAGTATGAAAAATACTCTTTTAATAGGTGATATGCTTTTTGTTAAAAAATTTGCATATGGAGTTCCAACTCCTACAATTCCTTGGATTGAAGTAAAAGTTTTACCAGATTTTAAAGGAAATGGTCATTTAATAGAAGGTGAACGACCAAAAAGAGGAGATATTGTAGTATTTAGATATCCTCATGATCCTGACATTCACTATGTAAAAAGAGCAGTTGCTACAAGTGGTGATACTATATTTTTAAAAAATAAAATTTTATATCTCCATCCTAAAGAGGGAAATGATTTTGTAAAAACTGAATTTAAAGATTATGAAACTATTGATTTAAATGGAAAACTTTTTGTTGTAAGTCCTTACGAAAAAGAGCATAAAGGAATTCATAATGATCCAAATGTTACAAAAAATCTAGTTGCTCCAAAAGAGTTATTTGACATGCAAGAAATTGTTATACCAGAAGATGAAACATTTATGATGGGAGATAATCGTGACCACTCAAATGACTCAAGATTTTGGGGAAGTGTTCATTACAAATATATTGTTGGAAAACCTTGGTTTATATATTTTTCTTGGGATGATGATTATAAAATTAGATGGGATAGAGTTTTTAGAACTGTTGAGAGTTTAGAAAGTGATATTGATACAACAGTCGAAATTAAGCATGAGGAAGGAATTTATTAA
- a CDS encoding nitronate monooxygenase yields MGVGISWDQLAGHVSLEGGLGVISAVGTGYYKKLSPKVNIIMKKDKPKEVLNFYSKDALKEIFDNARKICGNLPLACNILYAINDYGRVVRDACEAGANIIITGAGIPTNMPEFTKNFPDVALVPIVSSARALKLICKKWQRYNKIPDAVIVEGPLSGGHQGFKYEDCYKEEFQLENIIPPVIEEAKNWGNIPVIAAGGVWDKKDIDKFLSLGCAGVQMATRFIGTNECDADAKFKDVLLNAKEEDIILMSSPVGLPARGVKTNLQFSIENHTAPKVQCISNCVAPCNRGTEAKIVGYCIADRLGAAYKGDVDTGLFFSGSNGYKIDKIISVKELMEKLTKGE; encoded by the coding sequence ATGGGTGTAGGAATTAGCTGGGATCAATTAGCAGGACATGTTAGTCTTGAAGGTGGTTTAGGAGTAATTTCAGCAGTTGGTACAGGATACTATAAAAAACTTAGCCCAAAAGTAAATATTATTATGAAAAAAGATAAACCAAAAGAGGTTTTAAATTTTTATAGCAAAGATGCATTAAAAGAGATATTCGACAATGCAAGAAAGATTTGTGGCAATTTACCACTTGCTTGTAATATTTTATATGCTATTAATGACTATGGAAGAGTAGTACGTGATGCATGTGAAGCAGGTGCAAATATTATAATAACAGGTGCTGGAATTCCAACAAATATGCCAGAATTTACAAAAAACTTTCCAGATGTTGCACTTGTGCCAATTGTATCAAGTGCAAGAGCTTTAAAGCTTATTTGTAAAAAATGGCAAAGATACAATAAAATACCAGATGCTGTAATTGTTGAAGGACCTTTAAGTGGAGGACATCAAGGTTTTAAATATGAAGATTGTTACAAAGAAGAGTTTCAACTAGAAAATATTATTCCTCCAGTAATTGAAGAAGCTAAAAACTGGGGAAATATTCCTGTTATTGCAGCAGGTGGAGTTTGGGATAAAAAAGATATTGATAAATTTTTATCTTTAGGTTGTGCTGGAGTTCAAATGGCTACTAGATTTATAGGAACAAATGAGTGTGATGCAGATGCTAAATTTAAAGATGTTTTACTAAATGCAAAAGAAGAAGATATTATTTTAATGAGTTCTCCTGTGGGGCTTCCTGCTCGTGGAGTTAAAACAAATCTTCAATTCTCAATAGAAAACCATACTGCACCAAAAGTTCAATGTATATCAAACTGTGTAGCACCATGTAATCGTGGGACTGAAGCAAAAATTGTTGGTTATTGTATTGCTGATAGACTAGGTGCTGCATACAAAGGTGATGTAGATACTGGTCTATTTTTCTCTGGTTCAAATGGATATAAAATTGATAAGATAATCTCTGTTAAAGAGTTAATGGAAAAATTAACTAAAGGAGAGTAG
- a CDS encoding LptF/LptG family permease, with translation MSILTKYIIEKYLKNFIIILLSLEIFFVGIDFLQNFKSIPQSANLQLLYIFYNAFFTLTLTLPLSIVFAWISTLITFIKNNEYVAFYSLGAGRTNIFFPILSLGLIFLVVLILLQMTPLAYSYEQKKKILDNEYFSSTKSDIFLKYNDNFVYFQKLFPLEKRAENIHIFKVDGKDVVETIVAQKAYFQNNKWYIVDAKITTKPKELDMNSKLTIKYEKFLNTLDGFQPKILDNVYEARNDSSLLDAINAMFLLEKQGVNTSKIRGNIYNQLFVPFFIIPLLFLVFAYSSLNSRFFRLGIFVSFGIFGTLIVWGVFFFLFKITSSGVLNPELSLLLPLIIWFAIAMYVYQSRIKTI, from the coding sequence ATGAGTATTTTAACAAAATATATAATTGAAAAATATCTTAAAAACTTTATTATAATTTTACTATCTTTAGAGATATTTTTTGTAGGAATTGACTTTTTACAAAATTTTAAATCTATACCACAATCAGCAAACTTACAGTTACTATATATATTTTATAATGCATTTTTTACACTTACTTTAACTCTTCCTTTATCAATAGTTTTTGCTTGGATTTCAACTTTAATAACATTTATCAAAAATAATGAATATGTTGCATTTTACTCTTTAGGAGCTGGAAGAACAAATATATTTTTTCCTATATTATCTTTAGGTTTAATATTTTTAGTAGTTTTAATACTTTTGCAAATGACACCTTTGGCATACTCTTATGAACAAAAAAAGAAGATTTTAGACAATGAGTACTTCTCAAGTACAAAAAGTGATATATTTTTGAAATATAACGATAATTTTGTATATTTTCAAAAGCTTTTTCCACTTGAAAAAAGAGCAGAAAATATACATATTTTTAAAGTAGATGGAAAAGATGTTGTTGAAACTATTGTTGCACAAAAAGCATATTTTCAAAACAATAAATGGTATATTGTAGATGCAAAAATTACTACAAAACCAAAAGAGCTTGATATGAACTCTAAACTCACAATAAAATATGAGAAATTTTTAAATACATTAGATGGTTTTCAGCCAAAAATATTGGACAATGTATATGAAGCAAGAAATGACTCTTCATTGCTAGATGCAATAAATGCTATGTTTTTGTTGGAAAAACAAGGTGTAAACACTTCAAAAATAAGAGGAAATATATATAATCAGCTATTTGTTCCATTTTTTATAATACCACTACTTTTTTTGGTATTTGCATATAGTTCTCTAAATAGTAGATTTTTTAGATTAGGAATTTTTGTATCTTTTGGTATTTTTGGTACTTTAATTGTTTGGGGAGTTTTTTTCTTTTTATTTAAAATTACTAGTTCTGGGGTTTTAAACCCTGAGTTATCTTTATTGCTACCTTTGATTATTTGGTTTGCAATAGCCATGTATGTTTATCAATCTAGAATAAAAACTATATAG
- the pth gene encoding aminoacyl-tRNA hydrolase: protein MYLIVGLGNIGEKYQNTRHNIGFLVVDFMTKNLNTTSINNSNFQSTLLKSGYNLFSKPTTYMNNSGIAVKNIMDYYKVDLENIIIIHDDIDLPFGTVKFKIGGGHGGHNGLKSLDSHITKEYIRVRVGIGKPKDKEDVANYVLSDFSKTEFEELNNKIIPHVASCVESLKQLGIDEVKAKFTLKQTK, encoded by the coding sequence ATGTATTTGATTGTTGGTCTTGGAAATATTGGTGAAAAATACCAAAATACAAGACACAACATTGGATTTTTAGTCGTAGATTTTATGACTAAAAATCTAAATACAACTTCTATAAATAACTCAAACTTTCAATCAACTCTTTTAAAATCAGGATATAATCTATTTTCTAAACCAACTACATATATGAATAATTCAGGAATTGCTGTAAAAAATATTATGGATTATTACAAAGTTGATTTAGAAAATATTATTATTATTCATGATGATATAGATTTGCCTTTTGGAACTGTTAAGTTTAAAATAGGTGGAGGTCATGGAGGACATAATGGTTTGAAATCTCTTGATAGCCATATTACAAAAGAGTATATAAGAGTTAGAGTTGGTATTGGAAAACCAAAAGATAAAGAGGATGTTGCAAACTATGTTTTAAGCGATTTTAGTAAAACAGAGTTTGAAGAGCTAAATAATAAAATTATTCCACATGTTGCTTCTTGTGTTGAATCTTTGAAACAACTAGGTATTGACGAAGTTAAGGCTAAATTTACATTAAAGCAGACTAAATGA
- a CDS encoding RelA/SpoT family protein, translated as MNLFFKELQLVNTIEGAIKELKKQIDISPKLYEIIDFIIEAHEGQFRKSGEPYSVHPILVATITSTFSKDEDVIATALLHDVVEDTPFTLEFVEEKWGKNVSNMVKGLTKVADIREENFITSKDSSDTKIVQAALTFRKMLIASIDDPRVLIVKLCDRLHNMLTLAVLPQHKQRRIAEETLVVYVPIANRLGISTLKNELEDLAFFYIYPDEYKKIDDFLKENEQAMQLSFNTFIAVTKNLLEKNGFEENDIKIYSRIKHHYSIYLKMQRKGITIEEVLDLFAIRILVPSDIDCYKALGHIHLEFKPLVSRFKDYIATPKENGYKTIHTTVFYNSKIYEIQIRSFDMNSVAEYGIAAHWAYKNGEKNSSSNSNLNWLKSLEFSNDNIEEFYNETKENLFNDEIIVYSPKGEVFILPIGSTAYDYAFAVHTNVGKKAISCYINKIKKPLLTVLKSTDIIQIELGNEAIIRCSWIDMVKTSRAKKQLKFLCMQRQREIDDLAGKNIINTIFSRYYVDILEHYPVKALYKVPTNLAFLKNAKQIVEKKVLKEKGIMGRFKIFTSKIKEFKFDNMLIYSNFNINSVSFDHCCHPKFGDDIIAFRNSHNAIIHHKMCDKAYIKIKENEQMLYCEWAKNSVFQYKMLISIPNTKGELAKVLAYLSKSDFYILACTFGRQKHSYIQYCDIEFEINNSNVDEVRQIVEKNIKVIDFMSKKDAYNK; from the coding sequence ATGAATTTATTCTTCAAAGAGCTACAACTAGTAAATACAATTGAAGGGGCAATAAAAGAGCTTAAAAAGCAGATTGATATTAGCCCGAAGCTATATGAGATTATTGATTTTATTATCGAAGCTCATGAAGGTCAATTTAGAAAAAGTGGTGAACCTTATTCGGTTCATCCAATTTTAGTAGCAACAATAACTAGTACTTTTTCAAAAGATGAAGATGTTATTGCAACTGCACTTCTTCATGATGTTGTAGAAGATACACCTTTTACATTAGAATTTGTTGAAGAAAAATGGGGTAAGAATGTCTCTAATATGGTTAAAGGTCTTACAAAAGTAGCAGATATTAGAGAAGAAAATTTTATTACCTCAAAAGATTCAAGTGATACAAAAATAGTTCAAGCAGCACTTACATTTAGAAAAATGCTAATAGCATCAATTGATGATCCACGAGTTTTAATAGTAAAACTTTGTGATAGACTTCATAATATGCTTACTCTTGCTGTTTTACCACAACATAAACAAAGAAGAATAGCTGAAGAAACTCTAGTTGTTTATGTTCCTATTGCAAATAGACTTGGTATTTCAACACTTAAAAATGAGTTAGAAGATTTAGCATTTTTCTATATTTACCCAGATGAGTACAAAAAAATTGATGATTTTTTAAAAGAAAATGAACAAGCTATGCAGCTTAGTTTCAATACTTTCATTGCTGTTACAAAAAATTTATTAGAAAAAAATGGTTTTGAAGAAAATGATATAAAAATCTACTCAAGAATTAAACACCACTACTCAATATATTTAAAAATGCAAAGAAAAGGTATTACTATCGAAGAAGTTCTTGATCTTTTTGCAATTAGAATATTAGTTCCAAGTGATATAGATTGCTATAAAGCCTTAGGGCATATTCATTTAGAATTTAAACCTTTAGTTTCAAGATTTAAAGATTATATAGCAACTCCAAAAGAGAATGGATACAAAACTATTCATACGACAGTTTTTTATAATTCAAAAATATACGAGATTCAGATTCGTTCTTTTGATATGAATAGTGTTGCAGAGTATGGAATAGCAGCACATTGGGCATATAAAAATGGAGAAAAAAATAGTTCTTCAAATTCAAATCTAAATTGGTTAAAATCTTTAGAGTTTTCTAATGATAATATAGAAGAGTTTTATAATGAAACAAAAGAAAATTTATTTAATGATGAGATAATAGTTTACTCTCCAAAAGGTGAAGTTTTTATTCTTCCTATTGGTTCAACTGCTTATGATTATGCATTTGCTGTTCATACAAATGTCGGAAAAAAAGCAATTTCTTGTTATATAAACAAAATAAAGAAACCTCTTTTAACTGTTTTAAAAAGTACTGATATTATACAAATAGAACTAGGAAATGAAGCAATTATAAGATGTTCTTGGATAGATATGGTAAAAACTTCAAGAGCAAAAAAACAGTTAAAATTTTTATGTATGCAAAGACAAAGAGAGATAGATGACCTTGCTGGAAAAAATATTATAAATACTATATTTTCAAGGTATTATGTTGATATTTTAGAACATTATCCAGTAAAAGCTCTATACAAAGTACCAACAAATTTAGCCTTTCTAAAAAATGCAAAACAAATTGTGGAAAAAAAAGTATTAAAAGAGAAAGGAATTATGGGAAGATTTAAAATCTTCACAAGTAAAATAAAAGAGTTTAAGTTTGACAATATGCTTATTTATTCGAACTTTAATATAAATTCTGTATCATTTGACCACTGTTGTCATCCAAAATTTGGAGATGATATTATTGCATTTAGAAACTCTCACAATGCAATAATTCACCATAAAATGTGCGATAAGGCTTATATAAAAATCAAAGAAAATGAACAGATGTTATACTGCGAATGGGCAAAAAACTCTGTTTTTCAATACAAAATGCTAATAAGTATTCCAAATACAAAAGGGGAATTAGCAAAAGTTTTAGCATATCTTTCTAAAAGTGATTTTTATATACTAGCTTGTACTTTTGGTAGACAAAAACACTCTTATATTCAATATTGTGATATAGAGTTTGAAATAAATAATTCAAATGTAGATGAAGTTAGACAAATTGTTGAGAAAAATATAAAAGTTATAGATTTTATGTCAAAAAAAGACGCATATAATAAATAA
- a CDS encoding 50S ribosomal protein L25/general stress protein Ctc — protein MLDGIVRDSITKPAVKALRKEGYLIANIYGKGLENISAAFKRNEYIKFLKNKTTLAFDVKVDGKVLNVVVREYQKCPITSDLLHVDLMVAQKGVRASYFIPVVATGSAKGLKNKGLLMLHTRRIPVKCTIENLPNNITLDVTNLDTGDNILLRDITLPEGVDCYLDPRVPIVGIIKAK, from the coding sequence ATGTTAGATGGTATCGTAAGAGATAGTATAACTAAACCAGCTGTAAAAGCTTTAAGAAAAGAAGGATATTTAATTGCAAATATCTACGGAAAAGGGCTTGAGAATATCTCTGCAGCATTCAAAAGAAATGAGTATATTAAGTTTTTAAAAAATAAAACTACACTAGCTTTTGATGTAAAAGTAGATGGAAAAGTTTTAAACGTAGTTGTAAGAGAATATCAAAAATGTCCAATTACTTCTGATTTATTGCATGTTGATTTAATGGTTGCTCAAAAAGGTGTTAGAGCTTCATATTTTATCCCAGTTGTAGCAACAGGAAGTGCAAAAGGTCTTAAAAATAAAGGTCTTTTAATGTTACATACTAGAAGAATTCCAGTTAAATGTACAATTGAAAATTTACCAAACAATATCACTTTAGATGTTACAAATTTGGATACAGGGGATAATATTCTTTTAAGAGATATTACACTTCCAGAAGGTGTTGATTGTTATTTAGACCCACGAGTTCCAATCGTTGGTATAATAAAAGCTAAATAA
- the folD gene encoding bifunctional methylenetetrahydrofolate dehydrogenase/methenyltetrahydrofolate cyclohydrolase FolD, producing the protein MVLLDGKMLSAKIKEEVKVEVTQIVKDKNITPGLAVILVGNDAASATYVASKAKACKDAGIYSVVHEMPESITQEELLDTINMMNNNPKLDGILVQLPLPKHIDTTIVLESINPLKDVDGFHPYNVGRMVSNLDSFLSATPFGVMRMFEEHNISLSGKNVVVIGSSDIVGKPMASLLINKKATVTVCNSRTVDLKSHTLRADIIIIAVGVPFLLKADMVKDGAVVIDVGINRLENGKLVGDADFEGLKDKCSHLTPVPGGVGPMTIAMLLKNTIKAAKLREKRETK; encoded by the coding sequence ATGGTACTACTAGATGGAAAAATGCTATCAGCAAAGATAAAAGAAGAAGTAAAAGTTGAAGTTACTCAAATTGTAAAAGATAAAAATATAACTCCAGGACTTGCCGTTATTCTTGTAGGAAACGATGCAGCAAGTGCAACTTATGTAGCAAGTAAAGCAAAAGCATGTAAAGATGCTGGAATTTACTCAGTTGTTCATGAAATGCCAGAAAGTATAACTCAAGAAGAGTTACTTGATACTATAAATATGATGAACAATAATCCAAAACTAGATGGTATTTTAGTACAACTTCCACTTCCAAAACATATAGATACAACTATTGTTTTAGAAAGTATAAATCCTTTAAAAGATGTGGATGGTTTCCACCCATACAATGTAGGAAGAATGGTTTCAAATCTTGATTCATTTTTAAGTGCAACTCCATTTGGTGTTATGAGAATGTTCGAAGAGCATAATATTAGTTTAAGTGGAAAAAATGTTGTAGTTATTGGAAGCAGTGATATTGTTGGAAAACCTATGGCATCACTTTTAATAAACAAAAAAGCAACTGTAACTGTTTGTAATAGCAGAACTGTAGATTTAAAATCTCATACTTTAAGAGCTGATATTATAATTATTGCTGTTGGAGTTCCATTTCTATTAAAAGCTGATATGGTAAAAGATGGTGCTGTTGTTATTGATGTTGGAATAAATAGACTTGAAAATGGAAAACTAGTTGGTGATGCTGATTTTGAAGGCTTAAAAGATAAGTGTTCACACTTAACTCCAGTTCCAGGTGGAGTTGGACCTATGACAATTGCAATGTTGCTTAAAAACACAATTAAAGCTGCAAAATTAAGAGAAAAAAGAGAAACAAAATAG